The Clostridium sp. DL-VIII DNA window TAAAGGATAATGAAATGTTAAAGGAAGACGGAATAATAGTTACTAAAATAGATAGCATTGAAGAAATTTATGAAGGATATGAGAACATAAGGTTGTCTAAGAGTAAGAAATATGGAAATACGACAGTATGCTATTATAAGGAGAAATAAACAATGAGAGTTGCAGTATACCCAGGAAGTTTTGACCCAATAACTAATGGTCATCTCGATATTATAAAGAGAGGGACTAAAGTGTTCGATAAAATTATAGTAGCAGTATTAGTCAATGTTGATAAAAAATCTCTTTTTAATACAAGTGAAAGAGTTGAACTTATAAAAAAGGCTACAAAAGATATAAAAAATGTTGAAGTTAGAAGCTTTAATGGACTTTTAGTCAATTTCTTAAAAGAATGTGATACAAATATAATTCTAAAGGGCGTAAGAACAACTTTTGATTTTGAATATGAAATGCAAATGTCATATGCAAATACTGACTTAGATCCGAGTGTAGAAACTGTCTGTATGATGTCGGCTTCTAAAAATTTACATATTAGTTCATCTGGTGTTAAACAAATAGCAAAGTTTGGAGGGAATATTGAAGGACTAGTGCCAAGTGAAATTGTTTCAGATATAATATCGAAAATAAATAACTAAGGGGTGTTTTTATGGAAAAGATGGATGTAAATATTATTGAGCTGTTAGAATATTTACAAGACTTGGTTGAAAATTCACCAAAAGTGCCAATGAGCAGCAAGGTTATGGTTGATAAAAAAGAAATGATTGAAGTTATTGATCAAATAATAAATTATATGCCAGACCAATTTAAAAAGGCTGAATGGGTTATGAGTGAAAGAGACAGGATATTAAATGAGGCTAAAAAAGAATATGATTCGGTCAGAAAAGAAACTATGACAATGATGAGACAAAATATTGAAAAGCATGATATTGTAAAGGAAGCAAAACTCAGAGCGGAAGAAATTATAGCTTCAGCACAAAGAGACGCTAAAGCTATAAGATTAGGCTCAAGAGATTATTCGGATGAAATATTAAGTCAGTTAGATCATGAAATAGAAGAACAAAAAGTAAGATTAATAAAAGGTCTTCAAGAGAGCTTTGAAATAGTTGCTAAAGAAATAGATTCTAATCTAACTGGTACAGCGTCTGTTATAAAAGAAAACATAAAAGAGTTACGAAGCATGAATAAATAATTTTAGAACTTTTGTTATTAAAAATAATGAAACTGTTAATAAAATTAGTAAGCCGGTTGGAAACAACAATGTATACAAATAAAAGTGATGATTTATTCCTAAATTAGAGGTATATACGCTTGTTGGTAGTATTTTCAGTAATACATAAGTTATAATAAAACTAAAAATTCCTTGTATTACTTTAAGAAAGATATATTTACTATAACTAATTTTAGTATCATTAACAAAAGAACTTACTTGAGCTATTATAGCTAGCCCTGAAAAAGAACATAGAAAACTTATTATGCTTAACTTTAAAGGAATAGAAATTTGGAGATTAGAAATTATACTACATCCATTTGTTATTTCTATGCTTCCTAAAAGCATTGAATATAATGTTCCAGAAGATAAGTTAAGCACTTTTTCTAAATGCATAACTGTATTATATATATAAATACTATTTTTAATGAGACATATAATTACGGAAAAAATTACTATGAACCCACCAATTGATAACGTAGTATTTATTCCGTTTTGTACGGCATTTTTTAATGCAGAGCCAAAATCTATAGATTCATATTTGTGACGAGTCGAGGAGCTTAATTTTATTGAGTTCCTCTTTTTCTTTGTAATGAATCCTATAAATAACGGTGACAAGTAATTGGCAAGTAGTAAAATATAGCCTAAAGAGATATTACCAAGTAAGGTTCCAGCAACAGAACCTATTAAAAACAATGGACCTACATTAGAAGCTATATTTAAAAGTCTTTCATATTCTTCTTTGTCAATATACTCCATAGAATATAAGTCAACGCAGTACTTTGCACCTAGTGGATATCCACATAAAATACTTGTAACAATAGGAAAGGAACAATTTCTTGAAAGTCCTAACGGTTTACAGATTAAAGGACCTAAAAATTTTGAATAAAGATTTATTCCATCGTAATAGATTAATAAATTGCAAATAACTACAAAAGGAAATGTTGTTGGTAGTATCGACTTATACCACAATTTGCAGCCGTCTATAGCAGCTGAGATACATTCATTTATATTTATAGCCAGCAGAACTATTAAAATAGAAATTAAGATACAGATTATAATATTCTTTTTAATGTTAAGCAGTTTAATTAAAACGATGATTAAGCTAATGATTAAAAACCACAAAATAGCAACATATATCATGAAATCACTCCAATCAATAATATGTATATTCCTGTGGTTATGTTAAATATTACTTAAATATGAAATCCGTTTTGGGACTCAAAGTTAAGCATACCTGAAAGGGCCTTTTAAATAATCATCCATAGGGTTTAACATAGGATTTAAAATTGAATATGCCTTTGTTCCTAGTAGATCAATTTTCATATGATCACATAAATTATTTCTTGGAACTTTAACAACTATATCAATGCTTGCTTTTTTCTTGATGTCTTTTAACATCTTTTGTCCGATAGAATTAAAAGCTAGAACTCTTGCATAAGGAGCCTGAGTTTTTGATAATTCAAATAAATTAAAGTCTTCAAGATTTAAAAAAGATTGAGCGAGTATTCTGCTGATTCGGGAATAAGTATATCTCTTGCTCTTTGATTTCAATATCAGTTCGTCTAAAGAATTTGCATTTATAATCTCTGCCAATATTTTATTATCCAACCCTTCAGAAACATCAGGAAGATTAAAAAGGGATTTATTATTTGTGAGTAATTTATATTTAATGTATTTAAACATATCTTCTTCAAAAGTAAAAGGATAGCTATTACGCTGCAAATCGTATAAAATTTTATAGCTAGCCTCTGGAATAAGGGAAGCTAGTTCGGTTAAGGGTCTTTCTTTAAGATGTTCTCTAATTGACGTAGCTGAAGAGAAGGATGAATTTAAATTAATATCGTTGTAAGCAGCACCTTCTCGTTTCAAGGTCTTAGGAACTATTGAGCTGTTTAATCCTATTAAAGCCTTTATATATTCAATTCCTAAAATATTATTAGAATTAGATAATACAGCTGAAACTACGTCTGAATTCAAATAATCACTAAGTGCTTTTGATCTGCTTGAATGAAAAGGCAGCCCCATTTTTATATTGTCTTTCAAGAGATTTTTATATATTTCAGGTTCAGAGGCTAAGGTCTTAGCTATGTCTTTTAATATAGAAATATTTCCTTCTTCACTTCCAAAATATAAATAATCAACTATTCCCAATGAATTTAAAAGAGATACACTTCCAAAAGCAAAATGTTCAGCTGAAGAGATTGAATAAACTAAAGGCAATTCTAAAACTAAATCCACACCGTTTTTTATCGCCATTTCAGCTCTTTTCCATTTATCTATGATTGCTGGAATTCCCCTTTGCATAAAATTACCACTCATTACGCAAATTATACCATCTGCATTAGTATCAGCTTTAGCCTTTTGTAAATGATGCACATGCCCTTTATGGAACGGATTGTACTCAGTAATTATTCCTGTAATTATTTTAATCATTTCCTTTCTGAATTTAGTTTATAGTTAATAATATATTAGTAATTATATAGCTTAAAATTATATCCTGTTTAAAATGTACTTATAAAGATAATGATAGTATATCATAATATAAAATAGATAAATATTAATAATATAATTTGTTGTATTCTTTATTAAAATCTAGTTAAAAAATAAAAAAAGCATTGTTAAAAAATAAACTTTGCTGATTTTTTCAATATTAGACCATTGTTTTCTGAAAAATCAGATTATTGTTTTGAAAGAGAGATTTTGGAGTAAACATCTTTAAAGAGAAAAACTGGGAATATGAGAGCACATATAAGGCTTTTTGATGTGTTTATTAGTATAAATTTAAGTATGTAATGGGTAAAAGTTGAAGTTATTCATATACTAATTATTAAAAATATAAAATATATAAGGTTATTTTATAAAGAATTAAAAAGTAATTTCATATAACATTTAATTGTTAAAAAATATACTTTTCCTATATTCTTATTTTAGAATGTTGTTATCAGATAATTTAGATTATTGCAAATCTAAAGACTTCAATTTTATCTAGAATTTATGTTGAAAAATCGGCTAATATAGGAGTATAGTAATATTAGAGATAGGATAGTATGGAGAGGAGATAAGAATAATTATGGACCTTATGAAAAAAATATGGACAGCAGCACAATCTGATAAAAAGAAAATTGTTCTTCCAGAAGGAAATGAAGAAAGAAATATAGCAGCGGCACAAAAAGTAAATGAGTTAGGATTAGCATATCCGATTTTAGTAGGTAAGAAGAGCGAAATAGATAGTAAGGCTAAAGAATTAAATGTAGACTTATCAGGAATTGAAATAATAGATCCAGATGAATCAGCTAATTTAGATAAGTATATTGAAGCTTTTTATGAATTGAGAAAAAATAAAGGTATGACAATGGAAAAGGCAGACAGAATAGTTAGGGATCCTTTATATTTTGCTACAATGATGGTTAAATTAGATGATGCAGATGGAATGGTATCAGGAGCTGTTCACACTACTGGAGATTTATTAAGACCAGGATTACAAATTATAAAAACAGCACCAGGAGTATCAGTTGTATCAAGTTTCTTTATAATGCAAGTACCAGGATCAACTTATGGAGATAATGGAACTTTATTATTTGCAGACTGTGCAGTTAATCCAAATCCTAATGAAGATGAATTAGCTGCAATAGCAATAGCAACAGCGGAAACTGCTAAAAGCTTATGCAATATGGATCCTAAGGTAGCGATGTTATCATTCTCTACAATGGGAAGTGCAAGTCATGAAGTTGTTGATAAAGTTAGAAATGCAACTCAAAAAGCAAAAGAATTAAGACCTGACCTAGATATAGATGGTGAACTTCAATTAGATGCATCAATAGTAGAAAAGGTAGCAGCACAAAAGGCACCAAATAGTAAAGTAGCAGGAAAGGCTAATGTTTTAGTATTCCCAGATTTACAAGCAGGTAATATAGGGTATAAATTAGTTCAAAGATTTGCAAATGCAACAGCTATAGGACCAGTTTGCCAAGGTTTTGCAAAGCCAATTAACGATTTATCAAGAGGATGCAGCTCTGATGATATAGTAAATGTTGTTGCATTAACAGCAGTTCAAGCACAAAGTGTTAAGTAATAATTAAAAAAATAAGTAACAATATAATGATATTATTAAGGACAAAGGAGAGAGAATATGAAAGTATTAGTTATAAATTGTGGTAGTTCTTCATTAAAATATCAACTTATTGATATGAGTACTGAAGAAGCTTTAGCTCAAGGACTTGTTGAAAGAATAGGAATTAATGGATCAATATTAACTCAAAAAGTTGAAGGAAAAGATAAATATATAGTTGAAACACCATTAAAAGATCATCAAGATGCAATTGAACTAGTATTAAAGAGTTTAGTTGATGATGCTCATGGCGTAATTAAATCTATGGATGAGATCTCTGCTGTTGGACATAGAGTTGTTCATGGTGGAGAAAAATATGCAACTTCAGTTGTAATTGATGAAACTGTAATCAAAAATCTTGGAGAATTTACAAAGCTTGCACCACTTCATAATCCACCAAATATAATTGGGATCAATGCTTGTAAGGCTCTTATGCCAAAAACTCCAATGGTAGCAGTATTTGATACAGCTTTCCATCAAACTATGCCTGAAAAAGCATTTATGTACCCACTTCCATATGAATTATATAAAGATGAGCATATAAGAAGATATGGATTCCATGGAACATCTCATAAATATGTAGCTGGAGAAGTTGCAAAATGGATGAAGAAGGACATAGAAGATTTAAAGACTATTACTTGTCATTTAGGTAATGGTGTAAGTGTAACAGCAGTTGATGGTGGAAAATCTATAGATACTACAATGGGATTCACTCCTTTAGATGGTATTATAATGGGATCAAGATCAGGAAGCATAGATCCAGCAATTGTTACTTACTTAGTAAAAGAAAAAGGATATTCAATAGATGAAGTAAATGATATTTTAAATAAAAAATCAGGAGTTTTAGGAGTATCAGGACTAGGAACAGACTTTAGAGATATAAGAGCTGCTGTTGAAGAAAGAAATGATCCTAGAGCATTACTTACTATGGACATTTATGGATACCAAATTAAAAAGCAAATAGGTGCTTATGCAGCAGCAATGGCTGGCGTAGATGCTATTGTATTTACAGCTGGAATTGGTGAGCATGCTCCAGAAGTAAGAGTAAGAGCTTTAACTAACATGGAATTCTTAGGAATAAAAATAGATGTAGAGAAAAATGATAACCAAAATATTGGTGATGGTATGGAAATTTCTACACCAGACTCAAAGGTAAAAGTATTTGTAATTCCTACAAATGAAGAATTAATGATAGCTAAGGAAACTTTAGCTTTAGTTTAGAGATGAGCAAAATTCCAATTAAACGCATGTAGTTTAATCAATATTATGCTGTTCTGGCACATGGACTTTGAAATTAAGCATGCTGGAGCAGCATAATTTTTAATTCATAACTTATAAATGAGTTTGTAATAAGTCTAAATTTTATCTATATTTATAATAAATGCCTTGACTTTTTGGAACTCAATTTATATAATTAGTTGTGTTTGTTTTATAAATATATGTGCTAAGGAGTGAAAATGGAGAATATTATATAGTCTACTTTGTGTATATTATATAAATTATTGTCCTGTGATTTTATGAAAGTACAAATTTCTGATATTATTTCAGGTAAAGACAGAAGCAAAAATATTGATTACACTTTTGAGATACCTGTATTTAACTTTGAAGGAGATGCAATTAAGTCTGTAGGTCCATGTGAAGTTATTGGAGTGATTTCATCCGATAGTGATATATTAATATTAAATGCTAAAATCAAAACTAATTTAGAAATGACATGTTCCAGATGTTTAGATACCTTTATCTATCCAATAGATATTGATATAGAAGAAAGGTTTACAACTAATAGAGATAGTGAAGATGATGAAGCTATTGTTGTAATGGATGATGTTTTAGACATCACAGATATTGTTGAAAATAGTATTATTTCAACTTTGCCTATTAAAAGAGTTTGTAAGAACGACTGTAAAGGGCTTTGTCAGGAATGTGGATGCAATTTAAATCATGCTTCATGTTCATGCCAAAAAGAAAATGTAGATATACGTTTTGAAGTCTTAAAAGGTTTGTTTGATAATAAGGAGGTGTAATGAATGGGTTGTCCAGCAAGAAAATCAGGAAAAGCAAAAGTAAAAGCAAGAAGATCTCAAACTTTCAAAGCTAGTTTACCTGGCATAGTTGAATGTCCACAATGCCACGAAATGAAACTTGCTCATAGAGTATGTAAGAGTTGTGGTTATTACAAAGGTAAGGAAGTTGTAGCTTCTGAAAAATAAAAAGAAAGTCTTTATGACTTTCTTTTATTATATTTAGAAAGTAATATTTATATATATGCAGCACTATTTTTATTTATAGATAAAAAATCAAAATTATCAATTCTAATTTATAAGTATAATTTATAAGTTGAATATCTATAATGAGTAGTTCTACATATGTATAAATATGAATATTACTTAGTAATAAATAATATGGTATAAGTGATAATTTGGGATATAAATTCTAAATGAATCGCTAAAAAGTACTTTACAGAAAAGCCAGCAGTCTTTTCTATGACTAATTATGTATAACTTTTAATGGCATTAGCCGCTTTGATTACTTAAGGCACAATCAAAAAAATAACAGACCAGTATGCTTGCCTATTTTGTGTCATAAAGGAAGCTCGACTCGCATATGCTCGCTGAGTAAGTGATTCACACAAAATCATAGATTTTGGTTCTCTACTCACGTTAGCAAATTTTACTAATAGATCCGCTATGAGCAGAATTTACTTCCTTGCCTGACATAAAATCTTTGGTCTATTATTTTCTTTCATGTGCCTTATTATAAATTATAAGCTGAATTAAGAGTTTAATTTCCTTAAACTTTTAATTCATAATTCTTAACTCATAACTGAATAAAATGGGGGGATTATGATGAAAATAGCCATAGATGGTATGGGGGGAGATAATGCGCCTATAGCAGTAATAGATGGTGCAATTCAAGCTCTAAAAGAATTTGATAACATCGAATTGTATATTACTGGACCAGAAGAGACTATAAAATCAGAATTGGCTAAATATACTTATCCTAAAGATAAAATAACTGTAATCGATGCTAAAGATGTCATTTTGCCAAGTGAGCATCCAGTAATGGCATTAAGGAAGAAAAAAGACGCTAGCATAGTCAAGGCTTTAAATTTAGTTAAAGAAGGCATATGTGATGGAATAATATCTGGAGGGAGTACAGGAGCTTTTCTAGCGGGCTGTACTTTGATAATAGGGAGGATTAATGGTGTAGAAAGGCCAGCGCTTGCACCAATAATGCCTGGAAGACGTGGAAACTTTATGATAGTAGATGTTGGTGCTAATGTGGATTGTAAGCCTGGATTTTTGCTGCAATTTGCTAAGATGGGAAAAATATATTATCAAAAGGTTTTAAATGTACAAAATCCGAGTATAGGACTTATAAATATTGGAGAAGAAGAAGAAAAAGGTAATGAACTTACTAAAGCAGCCTTTAAACTCCTAAAAGAGGAAAATTCTATTAATTTTAAAGGCAATATTGAGCCAAGAGATATACCTACAGGTGACACTAATATTTTAGTAAGTGATGGTTTTGTAGGAAATACAGCTCTTAAAATGTATGAGGGATCGGCAGCAAGTGTTTTAGGCATAGTGAAAGATGAAATACTTAAATCGTCAATTATATCTAAATTAGGTGTGCTTCTATTAAAACCTGTATTAAAAAATATAATGAAAAAATTTGATTATAAAGAAGTTGGCGGTGCACCATTTTTGGGAGTAGATGGAATTTGTATAAAGGCTCATGGCAGTTCTGATGCTAAAGCTTTTAAAAATGCAATTAAGCAAACTAAGGTTTTTTATGAGAATAATGTACTAAAAGAGCTAAAAAATGAATTTTCTTTGAAAAATTAATTAAAATATATTGAAACTAATATTGACGATTTAAATAATATATAATATTATCTAAATGTAGAACTTGGGAGGTGAAACAAATGTTTGAAAAAATCCAAGCAATAATTGCTGATAAGTTAAGTATCGATGTAGAAAGCGTTGTTATGGAAGCATCTTTTATTGAAGATTTAAATGCGGACTCATTAGATATAGTTGAGCTTATAATGGCTCTAGAAGATGAACTAGATATGGAAATTCCAGACGAAGATGTTGAAAACTTTAAAACAGTTGGAGATGTTGTCAATTACGTAAAAGCTCATCACGAAGAATAAAATTATCCCGCAGTTGTGCGGGATTTTGTATTTATTAAGGAGCTTTTGGATAAGGTGTTTTATTTGGTTAGATTTAGTTGTACTTATGCTTTAAAAGATGTATATTGTATAATAGCATCAGCTAAATCAAATTAAAAAACAAAGGGGTTTGAATTTTAAAGATAAAATATTAGTTTATTCTTGAATTTGTTATACTTAGTCATCTAAGAGGAAATTAGCAAGTTGAAGAATAAACTTCAAGGAGTGGAATACATGAATAGATATACACTTAAAGAAATAGAAGAAAACTTAGGAGTTTATTTTAATAATCCTACATTGCTAAAAACAGCGCTTACACATAGTTCTTTTGCTAATCAATTTAAGGATGCTGAATATAATGAGAGATTAGAATTTTTAGGAGACTCTGTGCTTCAGCTTTGCATTACTGAACATCTTTTTAACAACTATAAACATAAGAGTGAGGGAGAACTCACTAAAATAAGAAGTTTAATAGTATGTGAAAATTCTCTTTATGAAATAGCAAGGAAAATAAATCTTGGTCATTATATAAGAATGAGCAAAGGAGAAGAGCTTACAGGCGGAAGAGAAAGAATTTCTATACAGGCAGATGCAGTTGAAGCAATACTTGCTGCTGTTTATCTTGATAAGGGAATTGGCTTTGTAAGAGATTTTATATTGCTTCATTTTGAAGAAGTAATAAACAAGGCAATAAATAATGAGATTGTATTAGACTTTAAAACAAAGCTTCAGGAGTTTCTTCAAAAAGATGGAGAAGTAGCAATTCAATATGAATTAACTAAGTTTGAAGGACCACCTCATAGAAGAAAGTTTTTTACTAATGTAGTTATAGATAAAAAACTCATGGGAGAAGGTTCTGGATATAGTAAAAAAGAAGCAGAGCAGAATGCTGCAAAGCAAGCGTTAGATGTATTGGAAGGTGCTCATGAGTAAGAACTATTATATAATACCTATATTTGTACCACATGAAGGATGTCCGCATAATTGTGTATTTTGTAATCAAGATAGAATAACAGGTGCTGACGATGATGTTACGGGTGGAACAGTTAAGGATACGATTTGTGAGTATCTAGAAACCATAAGTAATAAAAATGCAACTATAGAGGTTTCATTTTTTGGGGGGACATTCACAGGCATAAGAGAAGAAAAACAAAGAGAACTGTTACAGGTGGCTAAAGAATTTAAAGAAAAAGAACTTATAGATAAAATAAGATTATCTACAAGACCGGATTACATTAATGATTATATATTGAGTTATCTTAAGGAATATGGAGTAGACATAATAGAGCTTGGTGTTCAGTCATTAGATGAAGAAGTGTTAAAAAAGGCAGGAAGAGGTCACAGCATTCAGGATGTTATAGATGCATCCAGACTGGTAAAGCAATATG harbors:
- a CDS encoding ATPase, which gives rise to MEKMDVNIIELLEYLQDLVENSPKVPMSSKVMVDKKEMIEVIDQIINYMPDQFKKAEWVMSERDRILNEAKKEYDSVRKETMTMMRQNIEKHDIVKEAKLRAEEIIASAQRDAKAIRLGSRDYSDEILSQLDHEIEEQKVRLIKGLQESFEIVAKEIDSNLTGTASVIKENIKELRSMNK
- the acpP gene encoding acyl carrier protein is translated as MFEKIQAIIADKLSIDVESVVMEASFIEDLNADSLDIVELIMALEDELDMEIPDEDVENFKTVGDVVNYVKAHHEE
- the pta gene encoding phosphate acetyltransferase encodes the protein MDLMKKIWTAAQSDKKKIVLPEGNEERNIAAAQKVNELGLAYPILVGKKSEIDSKAKELNVDLSGIEIIDPDESANLDKYIEAFYELRKNKGMTMEKADRIVRDPLYFATMMVKLDDADGMVSGAVHTTGDLLRPGLQIIKTAPGVSVVSSFFIMQVPGSTYGDNGTLLFADCAVNPNPNEDELAAIAIATAETAKSLCNMDPKVAMLSFSTMGSASHEVVDKVRNATQKAKELRPDLDIDGELQLDASIVEKVAAQKAPNSKVAGKANVLVFPDLQAGNIGYKLVQRFANATAIGPVCQGFAKPINDLSRGCSSDDIVNVVALTAVQAQSVK
- the coaD gene encoding pantetheine-phosphate adenylyltransferase — its product is MRVAVYPGSFDPITNGHLDIIKRGTKVFDKIIVAVLVNVDKKSLFNTSERVELIKKATKDIKNVEVRSFNGLLVNFLKECDTNIILKGVRTTFDFEYEMQMSYANTDLDPSVETVCMMSASKNLHISSSGVKQIAKFGGNIEGLVPSEIVSDIISKINN
- a CDS encoding acetate kinase → MKVLVINCGSSSLKYQLIDMSTEEALAQGLVERIGINGSILTQKVEGKDKYIVETPLKDHQDAIELVLKSLVDDAHGVIKSMDEISAVGHRVVHGGEKYATSVVIDETVIKNLGEFTKLAPLHNPPNIIGINACKALMPKTPMVAVFDTAFHQTMPEKAFMYPLPYELYKDEHIRRYGFHGTSHKYVAGEVAKWMKKDIEDLKTITCHLGNGVSVTAVDGGKSIDTTMGFTPLDGIIMGSRSGSIDPAIVTYLVKEKGYSIDEVNDILNKKSGVLGVSGLGTDFRDIRAAVEERNDPRALLTMDIYGYQIKKQIGAYAAAMAGVDAIVFTAGIGEHAPEVRVRALTNMEFLGIKIDVEKNDNQNIGDGMEISTPDSKVKVFVIPTNEELMIAKETLALV
- the ylbJ gene encoding sporulation integral membrane protein YlbJ, with the protein product MIYVAILWFLIISLIIVLIKLLNIKKNIIICILISILIVLLAININECISAAIDGCKLWYKSILPTTFPFVVICNLLIYYDGINLYSKFLGPLICKPLGLSRNCSFPIVTSILCGYPLGAKYCVDLYSMEYIDKEEYERLLNIASNVGPLFLIGSVAGTLLGNISLGYILLLANYLSPLFIGFITKKKRNSIKLSSSTRHKYESIDFGSALKNAVQNGINTTLSIGGFIVIFSVIICLIKNSIYIYNTVMHLEKVLNLSSGTLYSMLLGSIEITNGCSIISNLQISIPLKLSIISFLCSFSGLAIIAQVSSFVNDTKISYSKYIFLKVIQGIFSFIITYVLLKILPTSVYTSNLGINHHFYLYTLLFPTGLLILLTVSLFLITKVLKLFIHAS
- the rpmF gene encoding 50S ribosomal protein L32, producing MGCPARKSGKAKVKARRSQTFKASLPGIVECPQCHEMKLAHRVCKSCGYYKGKEVVASEK
- a CDS encoding nucleotidyltransferase, whose amino-acid sequence is MIKIITGIITEYNPFHKGHVHHLQKAKADTNADGIICVMSGNFMQRGIPAIIDKWKRAEMAIKNGVDLVLELPLVYSISSAEHFAFGSVSLLNSLGIVDYLYFGSEEGNISILKDIAKTLASEPEIYKNLLKDNIKMGLPFHSSRSKALSDYLNSDVVSAVLSNSNNILGIEYIKALIGLNSSIVPKTLKREGAAYNDINLNSSFSSATSIREHLKERPLTELASLIPEASYKILYDLQRNSYPFTFEEDMFKYIKYKLLTNNKSLFNLPDVSEGLDNKILAEIINANSLDELILKSKSKRYTYSRISRILAQSFLNLEDFNLFELSKTQAPYARVLAFNSIGQKMLKDIKKKASIDIVVKVPRNNLCDHMKIDLLGTKAYSILNPMLNPMDDYLKGPFRYA
- the rnc gene encoding ribonuclease III, with product MNRYTLKEIEENLGVYFNNPTLLKTALTHSSFANQFKDAEYNERLEFLGDSVLQLCITEHLFNNYKHKSEGELTKIRSLIVCENSLYEIARKINLGHYIRMSKGEELTGGRERISIQADAVEAILAAVYLDKGIGFVRDFILLHFEEVINKAINNEIVLDFKTKLQEFLQKDGEVAIQYELTKFEGPPHRRKFFTNVVIDKKLMGEGSGYSKKEAEQNAAKQALDVLEGAHE
- the plsX gene encoding phosphate acyltransferase PlsX → MKIAIDGMGGDNAPIAVIDGAIQALKEFDNIELYITGPEETIKSELAKYTYPKDKITVIDAKDVILPSEHPVMALRKKKDASIVKALNLVKEGICDGIISGGSTGAFLAGCTLIIGRINGVERPALAPIMPGRRGNFMIVDVGANVDCKPGFLLQFAKMGKIYYQKVLNVQNPSIGLINIGEEEEKGNELTKAAFKLLKEENSINFKGNIEPRDIPTGDTNILVSDGFVGNTALKMYEGSAASVLGIVKDEILKSSIISKLGVLLLKPVLKNIMKKFDYKEVGGAPFLGVDGICIKAHGSSDAKAFKNAIKQTKVFYENNVLKELKNEFSLKN
- a CDS encoding DUF177 domain-containing protein, which encodes MKVQISDIISGKDRSKNIDYTFEIPVFNFEGDAIKSVGPCEVIGVISSDSDILILNAKIKTNLEMTCSRCLDTFIYPIDIDIEERFTTNRDSEDDEAIVVMDDVLDITDIVENSIISTLPIKRVCKNDCKGLCQECGCNLNHASCSCQKENVDIRFEVLKGLFDNKEV